A genome region from Nocardia sp. NBC_01730 includes the following:
- a CDS encoding class I SAM-dependent methyltransferase has translation MTFHSDLYAQALAGEECWWRRTDGSRVPIPVRQWFHGADSRVDHALVCCCDGPTVDLGCGPGRLVAALTHRGVAALGIDISPMAVAVTRFRGAPALQRDVFDRLPAVGRWEYAILADGNIGIAGDPVRLLGQTRRLLARGGVAIVEFDYPGTGFVEEQIRLETRAGAGDWFPWARVGIDHADRMATAAGLRVLTSAEVSGHYIAWLARS, from the coding sequence ATGACCTTCCACTCGGATCTGTATGCCCAAGCGCTGGCCGGCGAGGAGTGCTGGTGGCGGCGCACCGACGGCAGCCGCGTGCCGATACCGGTGCGGCAATGGTTCCATGGCGCCGACTCGCGTGTGGACCACGCGTTGGTCTGCTGCTGTGACGGGCCGACCGTGGACCTGGGCTGCGGGCCGGGTCGTCTGGTCGCAGCACTGACGCACCGAGGTGTGGCAGCGCTCGGGATCGACATCTCGCCGATGGCGGTGGCCGTCACCAGATTCCGCGGCGCACCGGCGCTGCAACGGGATGTGTTCGACCGTCTGCCCGCAGTCGGCCGCTGGGAGTACGCGATCCTCGCTGACGGCAACATCGGCATCGCAGGCGACCCCGTGCGCCTGCTCGGCCAGACCCGGCGCCTGCTCGCCCGAGGTGGGGTGGCAATCGTCGAATTCGACTATCCTGGAACTGGTTTCGTGGAAGAGCAAATACGACTGGAAACCCGGGCCGGGGCCGGTGACTGGTTTCCCTGGGCCAGGGTGGGCATCGACCACGCCGATCGGATGGCCACAGCGGCCGGACTGCGCGTGCTCACCTCCGCCGAGGTGTCCGGCCACTACATCGCCTGGCTGGCGCGATCATGA